A single region of the Coraliomargarita parva genome encodes:
- a CDS encoding polysaccharide deacetylase family protein, translated as MKWWLLLQCLLLKAAGLILLWRTDLDALGVCLFFAGGFWVVAHMLIPGWQGMCDVVRSFRPTGKEVWLTIDDGPDPVDTPQLLELLDRYEAKATFFMIGRRAARNPELVKEVLRRGHSIGCHTHTHPTCDFWYAGRKRVAHELDRALSVLNQPGRVVRLYRSPVGIKNFFLAGGLKRRGLVCVAWTVRSGDGVGKNPDAIVAHSLKNVRPGAILLMHEGPDVAPEVRVRAIERVLEGLRTQGYRCILPSVERLSRRRTERVA; from the coding sequence ATGAAGTGGTGGCTCCTCCTGCAATGCTTGCTGTTAAAGGCGGCCGGCTTGATTCTGCTGTGGCGCACGGATCTGGATGCACTAGGGGTCTGCCTCTTTTTCGCCGGCGGCTTTTGGGTGGTGGCGCACATGCTCATTCCCGGCTGGCAGGGGATGTGTGACGTTGTTCGCAGCTTCCGGCCGACAGGCAAGGAGGTCTGGCTTACCATCGACGACGGCCCGGATCCGGTGGATACGCCGCAACTGTTGGAACTGCTGGACCGTTATGAGGCCAAAGCGACCTTCTTTATGATCGGTCGACGGGCGGCCCGGAATCCCGAATTGGTGAAGGAGGTGCTGCGGCGGGGGCACTCGATCGGCTGCCACACCCACACGCACCCGACATGCGATTTCTGGTACGCCGGCCGTAAGCGTGTCGCACATGAACTGGACCGGGCGCTGAGCGTGCTCAACCAGCCCGGACGCGTGGTACGGCTCTATCGGTCGCCGGTCGGAATCAAGAATTTCTTCCTGGCTGGCGGTTTGAAGCGCCGGGGTTTGGTTTGTGTCGCTTGGACCGTGCGCAGCGGGGACGGGGTTGGCAAAAATCCGGATGCCATCGTGGCGCATAGCCTGAAGAATGTGCGTCCGGGGGCGATCCTGCTGATGCACGAGGGCCCGGATGTCGCGCCCGAGGTTCGGGTGCGTGCGATTGAGCGGGTGCTGGAGGGCTTGCGGACCCAGGGGTATCGCTGTATTCTTCCCTCGGTCGAGCGTCTTAGCCGGAGACGGACAGAGCGTGTTGCCTGA
- the uvrB gene encoding excinuclease ABC subunit UvrB has translation MDFKISSEYGPQGDQPEAIRQLVESVRGGNKYQTLLGVTGSGKTFTMANVIQELQRPALIISHNKTLAAQLYSEFKAFFPGNAVEYFVSYYDYYQPEAYIPQTDTYIEKDSSINDEIERLRIAASSSLISRNDVIVVASVSCIYGLGSPEDFKEMMIPLTTGMELSRDDFLARMVEVLYNRNDVDFKRGTFRVRGDVVDVYPAYMESAIRIEFWGDELESIFELDPVTGETGGKLEMFHLYPATQYVTPKDKIERAVKGIREELDERIAWFESQNMLLEAQRIRMRTEYDIELLQEMGFCTGIENYSRYLSGRKPGERPFCLIDFFPKDFLLFVDESHVTIPQVRAMYNGDRARKERLVQYGFRLPSALDNRPQTFEEFQSITGQTIYVSATPAQHEYDVSGMVAEQVIRPTGLVDPPMEIRPIKGQVEDFIGEVRAAAEQGERALATTLTKRMSEDLTDFLREAGLQVEYLHSDIDAIERVEILRRLRKGEFDVLVGVNLLREGLDLPEVALVAILDADKEGFLRSATSLIQTAGRAARHEKGRVILYADVITDSIKATLETTGYRREKQLAYNQAHGITPRGVKRSIDESLHAPGKRYEQTEDPLQSLAESDDRDVASVIAEMEEEMLEAARKLEFEKAALIRDQIEVLQSGKHGGGSGGAAKAKPKKARKSKAVYNAKGLPKKRR, from the coding sequence GTGGATTTCAAGATCAGCAGTGAATACGGGCCGCAGGGGGACCAGCCGGAGGCGATCCGGCAGTTGGTTGAATCGGTGCGAGGGGGGAACAAGTACCAGACACTGTTGGGGGTGACGGGGTCGGGAAAGACCTTCACCATGGCCAATGTCATTCAGGAACTGCAGCGCCCGGCCCTGATTATCTCGCACAACAAGACCCTGGCGGCGCAGTTGTATTCCGAATTCAAGGCCTTCTTTCCCGGCAATGCGGTGGAGTACTTTGTGAGCTACTACGATTACTACCAGCCGGAAGCCTACATCCCGCAGACCGACACCTACATTGAGAAGGACTCCTCGATCAACGACGAGATCGAGCGCCTGCGGATCGCCGCGTCCTCTTCGTTGATCAGTCGCAATGATGTGATCGTGGTGGCCAGCGTGTCCTGTATCTACGGTCTGGGTTCGCCGGAGGATTTCAAGGAGATGATGATTCCCCTTACGACGGGAATGGAGCTTTCGCGTGACGATTTCCTGGCCCGGATGGTCGAGGTCTTATACAACCGCAACGATGTGGACTTCAAGCGCGGCACTTTCCGGGTACGTGGGGACGTGGTGGATGTCTATCCCGCCTATATGGAGAGCGCCATCCGTATCGAGTTCTGGGGCGACGAGTTGGAAAGTATTTTCGAGCTGGATCCTGTGACGGGCGAAACCGGTGGAAAGTTGGAGATGTTTCATTTGTATCCGGCCACTCAATACGTGACGCCGAAGGATAAAATCGAGCGGGCGGTGAAAGGGATACGCGAGGAACTGGACGAGCGGATCGCCTGGTTCGAATCGCAGAACATGCTGCTGGAAGCGCAGCGGATCCGGATGCGTACCGAGTATGATATCGAGCTGCTGCAGGAAATGGGATTTTGCACCGGGATCGAGAATTATTCGCGCTATCTCTCCGGCCGCAAGCCGGGCGAGCGTCCATTCTGCCTGATCGATTTCTTCCCCAAGGATTTCCTGCTTTTCGTCGACGAGAGCCACGTGACCATACCGCAGGTGCGGGCGATGTACAATGGCGACCGTGCCCGGAAGGAGCGTCTGGTGCAGTACGGGTTCCGTTTGCCCTCGGCCCTCGACAATCGTCCGCAGACTTTCGAGGAATTCCAGTCGATCACCGGCCAGACGATTTATGTGTCGGCCACACCGGCGCAGCACGAATACGATGTCTCCGGAATGGTTGCCGAGCAGGTGATTCGTCCGACGGGCTTGGTGGATCCGCCGATGGAGATCCGCCCGATCAAGGGACAGGTGGAAGACTTTATCGGGGAGGTGCGTGCGGCGGCCGAGCAGGGCGAGCGCGCCTTGGCGACGACCCTGACCAAGCGCATGTCGGAGGACCTGACCGACTTCCTGCGCGAGGCCGGCCTGCAGGTTGAGTACCTGCATTCGGATATCGACGCCATCGAACGGGTGGAGATCCTGCGGCGCTTGCGCAAGGGCGAGTTCGACGTGCTGGTCGGGGTGAACTTGTTGCGAGAAGGGCTCGACCTGCCGGAGGTGGCCCTGGTTGCCATCCTCGATGCGGACAAGGAGGGCTTTCTGCGTAGCGCGACCAGCCTGATCCAGACCGCAGGGCGGGCGGCGCGTCACGAAAAGGGACGAGTCATTCTTTATGCGGATGTCATCACCGACTCGATCAAGGCGACTCTGGAAACGACCGGCTATCGCCGCGAGAAGCAACTGGCTTACAATCAGGCGCACGGGATCACGCCACGCGGCGTAAAGCGAAGTATTGATGAGAGCCTGCACGCTCCGGGCAAGCGTTACGAGCAGACGGAGGACCCGCTGCAGAGCCTGGCCGAATCCGACGATCGCGATGTGGCTTCGGTCATTGCCGAGATGGAGGAGGAGATGCTGGAGGCGGCCCGCAAGCTGGAATTTGAAAAGGCGGCGTTGATCCGGGACCAGATCGAGGTGCTGCAAAGCGGAAAGCATGGTGGTGGTTCCGGTGGCGCAGCGAAGGCAAAACCGAAAAAAGCGAGAAAGTCGAAAGCTGTCTACAACGCCAAGGGCTTGCCCAAAAAGCGGCGCTGA
- a CDS encoding NAD(P)/FAD-dependent oxidoreductase, giving the protein MQSASTYDYDVFIIGGGPSGSTAGAYLAQQGKRVLIAEKGPFPAYRIGESMLPNGNRLFRKAGSWDKVEAGGFIQKLGAEFETGDGRYRVHNVFRNGLQPDLPYSYQVERPRFDQLLLEHAADSGASVDQTADIRKAVALDQGGYRLEAADGRSWTAKWLIDASGRRCFLGRQWKLPQSPNPYPSRIAVYNHFEGVHRRPAPDDGNIIVTRRKGGWSWHIPINESTTSIGMVTLTEDFKRSGMSPEDWFRHCVSQSPVVQQRLENARTLTEYRTTVDYSYMYDSFVGDRYFLTGDAATFSDPIFSAGIYLGMESSLLAADMLLKAEATGRALTPREQTHYNNELGKSTQIMRELIDTYYNDSGFAVFMNPTNKFQLFAAVNTIVAGNTRPGFGVRWRYALFRLICRLNKNYRIVPAVLK; this is encoded by the coding sequence ATGCAATCTGCATCCACGTACGATTATGACGTTTTCATTATCGGTGGCGGCCCTTCGGGCAGCACGGCCGGCGCCTATCTGGCACAACAGGGTAAGCGCGTCCTAATCGCGGAAAAAGGGCCGTTTCCCGCCTACCGGATCGGGGAATCAATGCTACCGAACGGCAACCGCCTCTTCCGAAAGGCCGGATCTTGGGACAAGGTCGAGGCCGGCGGCTTCATCCAGAAACTGGGCGCCGAGTTCGAAACGGGGGACGGGCGCTACCGCGTGCACAATGTCTTCCGGAACGGCCTGCAGCCGGACTTGCCCTACAGTTATCAGGTCGAGCGGCCCCGCTTCGATCAGCTCCTACTGGAGCATGCGGCGGACTCCGGAGCATCGGTCGATCAGACCGCCGACATCCGCAAAGCGGTCGCCCTCGACCAGGGGGGCTATCGACTGGAAGCGGCCGATGGACGTAGCTGGACTGCCAAATGGCTGATCGATGCCTCCGGACGCCGTTGCTTCCTGGGCCGGCAATGGAAGCTGCCACAATCCCCCAATCCTTACCCCTCCCGCATCGCCGTCTACAATCATTTCGAAGGCGTCCACCGACGCCCCGCGCCGGACGACGGCAATATCATCGTCACACGGCGCAAAGGCGGCTGGTCCTGGCACATCCCGATCAATGAAAGCACCACATCGATCGGCATGGTCACGCTCACGGAAGACTTCAAACGCTCGGGCATGAGTCCCGAAGATTGGTTTCGCCATTGCGTTAGCCAGAGTCCGGTCGTGCAGCAGCGCCTCGAAAATGCCCGTACCCTGACCGAATACCGCACCACCGTCGACTATTCCTACATGTATGACAGCTTCGTCGGTGACCGCTACTTTCTGACCGGGGATGCCGCCACCTTCAGCGACCCGATTTTCTCCGCCGGAATCTACCTCGGTATGGAGTCCTCACTGCTGGCCGCCGACATGCTTCTGAAGGCGGAGGCCACCGGACGCGCACTCACGCCCAGGGAACAGACGCATTACAACAACGAACTGGGCAAAAGCACACAGATCATGCGTGAGTTGATCGACACCTACTATAACGACAGCGGCTTCGCGGTCTTCATGAATCCGACCAACAAGTTCCAGCTCTTTGCCGCGGTCAATACCATCGTGGCAGGCAACACCCGGCCCGGCTTCGGAGTCCGCTGGCGCTACGCCCTCTTTCGCCTGATCTGTCGCCTCAACAAAAACTACCGGATCGTACCTGCGGTCCTAAAATAG
- a CDS encoding glycoside hydrolase family 3 N-terminal domain-containing protein, with the protein MNRAMPEIYKNPSADLQARIDDLLARMTLEEKVGQLMQLDGGRLDLDHIIHRQHVGSLLHCQNERALEAIEMAAKTRLGIPLLFGDDCIHGHSFHPGATIFPTQLAMASSWNSELIEASARVTAKEVCLTGLKWTFSPVLCLTRDLRWGRVGETFGEDPYLIGEFACAMIRGYQGKGLTDPEAILACAKHYAGYSETQGGRDASEADLSRRKLLSYFLPPFERAAKSGCLSFMTGYQSIEGQPSTANRWLLHEVLKEQWGFDGVLVTDWDNVGRMHWEQKIVPDIKEAAALAIKSGNDLMMSTQSFFEGAQDACRESLVSEAEIDEVVKRVLSVKFRMGLFEDPGRPDLEKQALVIGCEAHRKVNEAMARESLILLQNDGLLPLDSKALKKIAVIGPNADDAQTQLGDWAGASGQVEWIADGHPRACTVTVLDGIRRFAPEGCEVSYRIGADITARAVTEEDAYDDGQVRRSGNVMADPDPAMIEAAVKEAEGADVAVVVVGDNINLIGEQRSTATLELQGGQLELLQALSKTETPMVVVLINSKPLVLPKSVQEAAAIIEVFNPGMMGGQAIAEAIFGAFNPSGRLTISIPFHVGQQPIFYSQVRGQHGNRYADLTQEPHFAFGYGLSYTSFAYSELKIDNTGPLTESDTLQFSVCVTNTGSRAGRETVQAYVSDLVTSATWVNKELKAYKQVDLEPGEQQCVELSLPVASCSMVNLDCQRVVEPGDFELQVGSSSRDVDLLKQTFTVVAGH; encoded by the coding sequence ATGAATCGAGCCATGCCTGAAATTTACAAAAACCCAAGCGCAGACCTCCAAGCGCGGATCGACGATCTGCTCGCACGCATGACGCTGGAAGAAAAAGTGGGCCAGTTGATGCAGCTGGACGGCGGACGCCTTGATCTGGACCACATCATCCACCGTCAGCACGTGGGCTCCCTCCTCCACTGCCAGAACGAACGCGCACTGGAAGCGATCGAAATGGCCGCCAAGACCCGCTTGGGGATACCGCTGCTCTTCGGGGACGATTGCATCCACGGACACTCCTTTCATCCGGGTGCAACGATTTTCCCGACCCAACTCGCCATGGCGAGCAGTTGGAATTCTGAATTGATCGAGGCAAGCGCACGGGTCACCGCCAAAGAGGTCTGCCTGACTGGGCTCAAGTGGACCTTCTCCCCGGTCCTCTGCCTCACCCGCGACCTGCGCTGGGGCCGTGTCGGCGAAACCTTCGGAGAGGACCCCTACCTAATCGGCGAATTTGCCTGCGCCATGATACGCGGCTACCAGGGCAAGGGCCTGACCGACCCGGAGGCAATCCTGGCCTGCGCCAAGCACTACGCAGGCTATTCCGAAACACAGGGTGGCCGCGACGCATCGGAAGCCGACCTCAGCCGGCGCAAGTTGCTCTCCTACTTTCTGCCACCGTTCGAACGGGCGGCCAAATCAGGCTGCCTCTCCTTCATGACCGGCTACCAGTCCATCGAGGGCCAACCCTCCACCGCAAATCGCTGGTTGCTGCATGAGGTACTGAAAGAACAATGGGGCTTCGACGGCGTGCTCGTAACCGACTGGGATAATGTTGGACGCATGCACTGGGAGCAGAAAATCGTCCCCGACATCAAGGAAGCCGCGGCACTCGCGATCAAGAGCGGCAACGACCTGATGATGTCGACCCAGAGCTTCTTTGAAGGCGCACAGGACGCCTGCCGTGAAAGTCTGGTTTCGGAAGCCGAAATCGACGAGGTGGTCAAACGGGTGCTATCCGTCAAATTCCGTATGGGACTCTTTGAGGATCCGGGCCGTCCGGATCTCGAAAAGCAAGCGCTAGTCATCGGCTGCGAGGCCCACCGCAAGGTCAACGAAGCCATGGCCCGCGAATCCCTCATCCTCCTGCAAAACGACGGCCTGCTTCCGCTCGATTCGAAGGCGCTCAAAAAGATCGCCGTGATCGGCCCCAACGCCGACGACGCCCAAACCCAACTCGGCGACTGGGCCGGGGCTAGCGGACAAGTCGAGTGGATTGCGGACGGGCACCCACGGGCCTGTACCGTGACCGTGCTGGACGGGATCCGTCGCTTCGCCCCAGAAGGCTGTGAAGTCAGCTACCGGATAGGGGCCGATATCACCGCAAGAGCGGTAACGGAGGAGGATGCTTACGATGACGGACAGGTCCGGCGCAGCGGCAATGTGATGGCCGATCCGGACCCGGCTATGATTGAAGCCGCGGTCAAGGAGGCCGAAGGCGCGGATGTCGCGGTTGTTGTCGTAGGCGACAACATCAACCTGATCGGCGAGCAACGCTCGACCGCTACCCTGGAACTTCAGGGCGGCCAGCTCGAACTGCTTCAGGCGCTCTCCAAGACGGAAACCCCGATGGTGGTCGTGCTGATCAACAGCAAGCCTCTCGTCCTGCCCAAGTCCGTGCAGGAGGCTGCCGCCATCATCGAAGTCTTCAATCCCGGGATGATGGGAGGCCAGGCAATCGCAGAAGCGATCTTCGGAGCGTTCAACCCCTCCGGCCGCCTGACCATCTCGATCCCCTTCCATGTCGGCCAACAGCCAATCTTCTACAGCCAGGTGAGAGGCCAGCACGGCAACCGCTACGCCGACCTGACGCAAGAACCGCATTTCGCATTCGGCTATGGTCTCAGCTACACCAGTTTTGCCTATTCGGAACTGAAAATCGATAATACAGGCCCCCTGACAGAGAGTGACACGTTGCAATTCAGCGTCTGCGTGACAAACACCGGCAGCCGTGCCGGACGGGAAACCGTGCAGGCCTATGTGTCCGACCTGGTGACCTCTGCCACCTGGGTGAACAAGGAGCTCAAGGCATACAAGCAAGTGGACCTGGAACCGGGCGAACAACAGTGCGTCGAGCTCAGCCTGCCGGTTGCCAGCTGCAGCATGGTCAACCTCGACTGCCAACGCGTGGTCGAACCCGGTGATTTCGAACTGCAGGTCGGCTCCAGCAGCCGCGATGTCGACCTGCTCAAGCAAACCTTCACCGTAGTCGCCGGCCACTAA
- a CDS encoding metallophosphoesterase: MKLLVIPDLHENLGFLKYILAVEDTAEFDKVICLGDYFDPHGEVNPDADNLKQMAGTLVGMKEILGDKLHLICGNHDLPYYALRPACLRKRGRPNQIIGSWLPQTTLERAEIINAIWDAEFWRGLEVAVLLDGWLFSHAGVHPDWWPSELPDRGARYRWLRQQWKKAMRNIYKESENPIFAAGRARGGLLPYGGPIWLDWNQEFEDALELPQIVGHTRCPSPHEKGKSFCIDFAQAAYAVVEHGEVQLRIWPESWLGASLLDSV, from the coding sequence ATGAAACTACTCGTTATCCCGGATCTGCATGAGAACCTTGGTTTCCTGAAATACATCCTCGCAGTCGAGGATACGGCGGAGTTCGACAAGGTGATCTGTCTGGGGGACTACTTCGACCCGCATGGCGAGGTGAATCCCGACGCGGACAATCTGAAGCAAATGGCGGGTACGCTGGTCGGGATGAAGGAGATTCTCGGAGACAAGCTGCACCTGATCTGCGGCAACCACGATCTCCCTTACTATGCCTTGCGGCCGGCTTGTCTGCGCAAGCGGGGGCGGCCGAACCAGATCATCGGGAGTTGGCTGCCGCAGACGACCTTGGAACGTGCTGAAATCATCAATGCAATCTGGGATGCCGAGTTTTGGCGTGGGCTTGAAGTCGCGGTCTTGCTTGACGGCTGGCTGTTCTCGCACGCAGGAGTGCATCCGGACTGGTGGCCTTCGGAGCTGCCGGACCGGGGGGCGCGGTATCGCTGGTTGCGGCAGCAGTGGAAAAAGGCGATGCGAAATATCTACAAGGAATCCGAGAATCCGATTTTTGCGGCGGGGCGGGCCCGGGGCGGACTGCTTCCCTATGGCGGGCCCATTTGGCTGGATTGGAACCAGGAGTTTGAGGATGCCTTGGAGCTGCCTCAAATTGTCGGGCATACCCGCTGTCCGAGTCCGCATGAGAAGGGCAAGTCGTTCTGCATCGACTTCGCGCAGGCGGCCTATGCTGTGGTGGAGCATGGGGAGGTGCAGTTGCGCATTTGGCCGGAGTCCTGGTTGGGAGCGTCCCTGTTGGACTCGGTATAA
- a CDS encoding rolling circle replication-associated protein, translated as MKTTYLKPFVPTSWFHPVGIYKVLKRFWDRLPNVAGCLFATFTIDREAMRAQGYGPSEAFDITRDRIRKIFYELRQGVEWKGKLYKINSEYCTKVEFHSDEEGWPHFHCIWLTRRFVPAELLAHLWSYGRTNVKRIKNDDFHYLLKYVCKGGQIPEWVQDRKRLRIFQPSRGFLKPDPNKRETKKKETEGLKRHTSTLRERLNKWERLALIVTENTEKAYKEVRQVILYAPFKSIFDRLILSVALDGRYMGDHKIKINKPKELYPWILNLHQNPLPTD; from the coding sequence GTGAAAACCACCTACCTAAAACCTTTCGTTCCCACCTCATGGTTTCACCCCGTTGGCATTTACAAGGTCCTTAAGCGCTTCTGGGATCGCTTACCCAACGTAGCTGGCTGCCTCTTTGCCACCTTCACCATCGACCGTGAAGCCATGCGCGCCCAAGGCTACGGCCCCTCCGAGGCCTTCGATATTACCCGCGACCGAATCCGCAAAATCTTCTACGAGCTGCGCCAAGGCGTCGAATGGAAAGGCAAGCTCTACAAGATCAACTCGGAATACTGCACGAAGGTCGAATTCCACAGCGACGAAGAAGGCTGGCCCCACTTTCACTGCATCTGGCTGACCCGTCGATTCGTGCCGGCTGAGTTGCTCGCCCACCTCTGGAGCTACGGACGAACCAACGTCAAGCGGATCAAAAACGACGATTTTCACTACCTGCTCAAATACGTCTGCAAGGGCGGACAAATCCCCGAGTGGGTGCAAGACCGCAAACGCCTGCGCATCTTCCAGCCCTCACGCGGCTTCCTCAAACCAGACCCCAACAAGCGGGAAACTAAAAAGAAGGAAACCGAAGGCCTGAAACGCCACACAAGCACGCTCCGTGAACGCCTCAACAAGTGGGAGCGTCTCGCCCTCATCGTGACCGAAAACACCGAGAAAGCCTACAAGGAAGTCCGGCAGGTCATTCTATACGCTCCATTCAAAAGCATTTTCGACCGTCTGATTCTCTCAGTCGCCCTAGATGGTCGATACATGGGCGACCATAAAATCAAAATCAATAAACCAAAGGAACTATATCCATGGATACTAAACCTGCATCAAAACCCGCTACCAACCGACTAG
- a CDS encoding phosphatase PAP2 family protein, producing MAVAKRESGKIPFRVVFEEKLHRDVAMSSEASKRYKALPWTKALGHTVVISTFFVAYFYVMAHPVFPVRQMPVLAPDRWIPLLPWTVWIYFSLWFYICLPSVLIASRRTLWHLFLGALLMAVLGFTVFILYPTQVPEWGVDWDAYPSFFSFLKSPDLSGNACPSMHVSYSVFGGLWLWALQRHLNVRRRWQWAGGLWGLAIVLSTISTRQHVFIDLVFGVLLGITVFYLNLGWMRRLKVPW from the coding sequence ATGGCCGTCGCGAAGAGGGAGTCCGGCAAAATACCTTTCCGGGTTGTATTTGAGGAAAAGCTACACAGAGATGTGGCGATGTCGTCGGAAGCATCGAAGCGTTACAAAGCACTGCCTTGGACCAAGGCCCTCGGGCACACGGTGGTCATTAGCACCTTCTTTGTGGCGTATTTCTATGTCATGGCACACCCTGTCTTTCCGGTCCGGCAAATGCCGGTCCTGGCGCCGGATCGTTGGATTCCGCTGCTTCCATGGACGGTGTGGATCTATTTTTCGCTCTGGTTCTATATCTGCCTGCCGTCTGTTCTCATCGCTTCGCGCCGCACGCTCTGGCATCTTTTTCTAGGTGCCTTGCTCATGGCCGTGCTGGGATTTACGGTCTTTATCCTGTACCCGACCCAAGTTCCCGAGTGGGGGGTGGACTGGGATGCTTATCCTTCGTTCTTTTCCTTCCTTAAAAGTCCCGATTTGTCGGGGAATGCCTGTCCGTCCATGCATGTAAGCTATTCGGTCTTTGGGGGCCTTTGGTTGTGGGCGCTGCAGCGTCACTTGAACGTGCGACGCCGGTGGCAGTGGGCGGGAGGCTTATGGGGACTGGCGATTGTGCTCTCGACGATCAGCACACGGCAGCATGTGTTTATCGACCTGGTTTTCGGGGTATTGCTCGGCATCACGGTGTTTTACTTAAATCTGGGATGGATGCGGCGGTTGAAGGTGCCATGGTAA
- a CDS encoding DUF6159 family protein: MFFETWARSWEFAKLSYSTLWDHKHLIVFPVISSIASLMVVASFLLPLWQTGQLEAWMAAADGDGAAGQSQEVGMYVTMFLFYFCNYFVIVFFNTALVASVMRILEGEEGTIAFGLSFAIKRIHAIFGWALVSAVVGMLLKALERNDKIGRIVASLLGSAWTALTYFVVPVIVTDGVGPIEAFKRSMRTLKDTWGTALTGNFSLGTFSFLITLPVIALGVFLFMTATPVVALAVTVPLFFLTLAISSTADFIFKAYLYTYATGRALPESVDSYAMRDAFRRR; the protein is encoded by the coding sequence ATGTTTTTCGAAACTTGGGCACGCAGTTGGGAGTTTGCGAAGCTGAGCTACAGCACACTCTGGGACCATAAGCACCTGATCGTTTTTCCGGTCATTTCATCGATCGCGAGCCTCATGGTCGTGGCCAGCTTTCTGCTTCCGCTCTGGCAGACGGGGCAGTTGGAAGCTTGGATGGCAGCGGCCGACGGTGACGGCGCGGCCGGGCAGTCGCAAGAGGTCGGCATGTATGTGACGATGTTCCTGTTCTATTTCTGCAATTACTTCGTCATCGTGTTCTTCAACACCGCTCTGGTGGCCTCGGTGATGCGCATCCTTGAGGGGGAAGAGGGGACAATCGCCTTTGGTTTATCGTTCGCGATCAAGCGGATCCATGCGATCTTCGGTTGGGCGCTTGTTTCTGCCGTGGTCGGCATGCTGCTGAAAGCGCTGGAGCGCAATGACAAGATCGGCCGGATTGTGGCCTCCTTGCTGGGCTCGGCCTGGACCGCGCTGACATACTTCGTTGTACCCGTGATTGTGACTGACGGTGTCGGCCCGATTGAGGCATTCAAGCGTTCGATGCGCACACTGAAGGACACCTGGGGCACCGCCTTGACTGGTAATTTCTCTCTGGGAACCTTTTCTTTCCTGATCACCTTGCCGGTGATTGCGCTGGGTGTCTTCCTGTTCATGACGGCGACCCCGGTTGTGGCATTGGCTGTGACCGTACCTCTCTTCTTCCTGACCCTGGCGATCAGCAGCACGGCGGACTTTATCTTCAAGGCCTATCTCTACACATACGCGACGGGGCGGGCCTTGCCTGAGTCGGTGGATTCCTATGCCATGCGTGATGCCTTTAGACGGCGCTAG
- a CDS encoding SDR family oxidoreductase — MKESSKVAVVTGGAQGIGKAICEAFAAQGVSVCTIDRQDNDYFVGDIADAEVLRSFAGKVIADYGSIDYLVHNACLSKGGLETCTYEDFNYVLRVGVSAPFHLTQLFMEHLNPGASIVNIASTRSRMSQSDTESYTAAKGGISALTHAMAVTLAGKARVNAISPGWIDTSGSTFDGADAGQHPAGRVGNPADIVNAVLFLCDPKSSFITGENLTVDGGMTKLMVYHDDKGWSYRT; from the coding sequence ATGAAAGAAAGCTCAAAAGTCGCAGTTGTCACCGGGGGCGCACAGGGGATCGGAAAGGCGATTTGTGAAGCCTTTGCCGCACAGGGAGTCTCGGTCTGCACCATCGACCGGCAGGACAATGACTATTTTGTGGGTGATATCGCCGATGCCGAGGTGCTTCGGTCCTTTGCGGGCAAAGTGATCGCGGACTATGGTTCGATCGATTACCTGGTCCACAATGCCTGTCTCTCGAAGGGCGGCTTGGAGACCTGTACCTACGAGGACTTCAATTATGTGCTACGGGTGGGGGTGAGTGCGCCCTTCCACCTGACGCAGCTGTTCATGGAGCACCTGAATCCGGGCGCCAGCATTGTGAATATTGCATCCACCCGCTCGCGGATGAGCCAGTCCGACACGGAAAGCTACACCGCGGCCAAGGGGGGCATCAGTGCGCTGACGCATGCGATGGCGGTGACGCTCGCGGGCAAGGCGCGGGTCAATGCGATCTCACCGGGATGGATCGATACCAGCGGTTCTACATTCGACGGTGCCGATGCCGGCCAGCACCCGGCCGGGCGCGTGGGCAATCCCGCCGATATCGTCAACGCCGTCCTTTTTCTCTGTGATCCGAAGAGCAGTTTCATTACGGGCGAAAATCTCACGGTCGACGGAGGGATGACCAAGCTGATGGTCTATCACGACGACAAAGGCTGGAGCTATCGGACGTAG